AATTAGTTACCATTATGGAAATAATAACATTCGAGTCCAAAGCCTACAAGGAGCTGGACAACAAGATTACCGCCATTGCCGACTACATCTTCAACCACGTGGAAACGGCAAGACAAAGCGAGGAAGATATGTGGGTGGACAGCTACGAGGTCTGCACGTTCCTGAAAATAAGCGAAAAGACCCTGCAACGCCTGCGGGTGTCGGGGACTATCGCCTATTCCAACATCAGGGGACGCTACTTCTACAAGGTCAGCGAGATACGCCGGATGCTGGAAGAACGCCTGATAAGGAGCAACAAGGAGAACATCGACAACCTGATAACCAACCACCAACTGTATGCTAAGGAAAGAGGAAATCTTAGAAAGGACAAGTAACGGGCTGGCGGTGTTCAAACACTACCTGCCCGGCAACTGGCGCATAGGTCGCAACTTCCTTAACCCGCTGTACGAGGACAGCAAGGCTTCCTGCAACATCTATTTCGACCGCCGGGGCGGTATCTACAAGATGAAAGACTTCGGCAACGACAGTTACAGCGGCGATTGTTTCTTCCTCGTGGGGCAGTTAAAGGGGCTGGACTGCAACCGGGCGGCTGACTTCGTGGAAATACTGGAAATCATCGACCGGGATTTGGGCTTGGGGCTGGCATCCGGCACCCCGGTTTCCGTTCCCCCGGCAACCGTCCGCCGGGCAGTGCCGGACAAACCCGAAGAAACAACCGAAAAGCCCGTCAAGCCCTACCAGTTCCGGGAACAGAAGTTCCCGCTTGCCGAACTGGTGTACTGGCAACAGTACGGCATCACGCCCGAACTGCTGGAACGTTACAAGGTCTGCTCGCTCCGGGAATACAACAGTGAAACGGCAGAGGGGAAGCCGTACACCTACACTTCATCGGTGGCAGAACCCATGTACGGCTACAAGGGCAAACAGCACATCAAGCTGTACCGCCCGTTCTCCACGCCCCGCTTCCTCTACGGCGGCAGCTTCGGCGAAAACTACTGTTTCGGGCTGGAGCAACTGCCCGCCAAAGGCGATACGCTCTTTATCACGGGCGGCGAGAAAGACGTACTTTCATTGGCGGCGCATGGTTTTCACGCTATCTGCTTCAACAGCGAAACGGTGACGATACCGCCCACGCTGGTTTATCGGCTGACGTTCCGCTTCAAGCACATCGTCCTGCTCTTTGACATGGACAAGACGGGCAGGGAAAGTTCACGCAAGCAGGAAAAACTGTTGGAAGAATTTGGCGTGAAACGCCTGCTGCTCCCGCTTCCGGGAACGAAAGAGGAAAAGGACATATCCGACTACTTCAAAGCCGGGAACACCCGTGAAGATTTCCTGAAACTGTTTATAGAATTTTTAGACAACCTGTATAGCGACACACTAATTATGCTAAAATCGTGCGAGATAGATTTCAACAACCCGCCCGCCAAAGCGCAAGAGATTATTTCGGCGGGTGACGTTCCGTTAGGGACACAAGGCAACCTGTTCGGCATCACCGGGGGCGAGGGAACGGGCAAGAGCAATTATGTAGCCGCAATCGTGGCGGGCTGCATCTGCCCGGCTGGTGCGGACATAGATACGCTGGGCATACAGATAACCGCCAACGGCAGGCACAAGGCGGTCTTGCTCTATGACACCGAACAGTCGGAAGTGCAACTGTTCAAGAATGTAGGCAACCTGCTGGCACGAGCGGGGCAGCAGGACAAACCCGATGAACTGAAAGCGTTCTGCCTGACGGGTATGTCACGCAAGGAACGCCTGAACGCCATTGTGCAGAGCATGGACAAGTTCTACTACCAGTACGGCGGCATCCAGTTGGTCGTCATTGACGGCATCGCCGACCTTGTTAAGAGTGCCAACGATGAAGCGGAAAGCGTGGCGGTGATAGATGAACTTTATCGGCTGGCTGGCATCTACAACACGTGTATTCTGTGCGTGCTGCATTTCGTCCCCAACGGATTGAAACTGCGGGGACATTTGGGCAGCGAGTTGCAGCGCAAGGCGGCTACAATCCTTTCGATAGAGAAAGACGATGAACCCGCCCAGTCGGTGGTAAAAGCCCTGAAAGTAAGGGACGGAAGCCCGCTGGACGTGCCGCTGATGCTCTTTGCATGGGACAAGGAAGCCGGGATGCACGTGTACAAGGGCGAGAAGCCCCGTGAGGAAAAGGAGAAGCGCAAGGAAAGGGAACTGGTGAATGTCGCACGTGACATCTTCGGGCGGCAGACACGCATCACCTACATAGACCTTTGCGAGCAGTTGCAGCAGGTCTTGGACATCAAGGAGCGCACCGCAAAGAGCTATATCCGCTTCATGCGGGAAAGGGACATCATCACCAAAGACACGGCGAACCAAAGCTGTTTTGTCATAGGTTCATATAATCTTCAAAGGAACGCAAGCTGCCCGTAGGCGTATGGGCTGAACTTGTGTATTTTTAGGTGCTTGTGTCCTGCCCTGTTGTGAAACACGGCAGGATTTTTTCTGTTTGCACGTGAAAATTCAGGGTATTTGCTTAACTTTGCAGAAGTTACACGAAAAAAGTAACGGCAGTTGGACGGCGGTTGCCGGAATATTGCCTTTATATATAACATATACGTTCGCCGAACGTCCCAAAGTAGAAAACTGGCACTTTTCAAAATGTGGGGATATTCAGCGCAGGATATGCTATGCGTTTGTCATAGCGTGGCTGCACTGTTTCCACATTTGGGTATGCCAGTACCTCTACTTTGAAACAGCGTCATGCCACGCTTTCTTTTTAGGTGGCGGCTAACGTGCAAAGACAGTAGGGATTTATATCACTTTAATACCTGACAATATGGAACAAATCAAAGCGCACATCGCCGTATCGCTGGACGGGCATACCGCCACGCCGGACTATGAACTGGACTGGATGCCCGGTGAGGTCAAGGAACTGGCGGCAAGGGAACACGCCGCCGCAAGCTGCCTGCTTATGGGGGCGAACACCTACAACTACATCTTTGAACACTGGGGCGGGTGGCCGCACAAAAGCAAACGGTCTTTTGTGGTGTCACACTACGACACCAACGTGACGCCGGACTGCGGCGTGGAGTTCCTGACCGAAGAACCGCTGCAAAGAATTTATGAACTGAAACAGGAAACCGACATACTGGTGGTGGGCGGCGGCAAGCTGCTTACTTCATTGATTAAAGCCGGGTTGCTGGACAGCCTGACAATCTACACCGTCCCGGTCATGGCGGGCAAAGGCATCGGCTTTATCGGGGAAACATTCGGCTCACATTGGAAACTCTCGGAAAGCAGGGTGCTGGATAACGGGGTGGTCTGTTCGACCTACCTGTTTGGCGGGAGCGTATAAAAAATGCGCCCGGTTCCCGCCGGGCGCAACCACTAAAATTTCAATTATTATAAGTTGTAAAACCTATCACAATGAAATTTCAGTGGCAAAGATAGGCTATTTCTTCGGTTTCGCTTTCTTTTCGGGGAATGAAAAACCGACATTGAACTGTTCGTCCAGCACAAGCGAAGCATCGAAAGCCTTGCCGTTCTTGCCCTTGAAGCCCTTGATTAGCCCGGTCTTGCGTTTCGTCACCAGTTCGACAATCTGCTTGTCGGTCAGTTGCTTGTCGCACTTGTTTCGGAATATGGTAAGCGTGCAGTCCACGTTGGAACACTTCGCCACTTTCGGGTAGAACAGGATGCGCCCGCTACCGCATTTCGGGCAGGGGCAGGTTTCACCAGTAGCGACAGATAGCTGCACCGATAGCAGTTCCGCCGTGATTTGCGTTGCGTACACCTCGATGCCCTTCCGGAACGTGTCGGCATCCATGCTTCCCGCTTCTATCTTGGAAAGGGCGGTTTCCCACATACCCGTCATTTCGACATCGGCAATCTTCTTGTCCTTGACAATCCCATAAACGGCAAGCCCCTTGTCGGTAGGCACAAGGTTCTTCTTCTCACGCACGATGTACTGGCGGGCGAACAGCGTTTCGATAATCGCCGCACGGGTGGCGGGCGTGCCTATCCCGGCATCTTTCAGGCTGGCTTTCAGTTCGGCATCTTCCAGTTCCTTTCCGGCGTTCTCCATTGCCGCAAGCAGGCTGCTTTCCGTGTGCAGCGGTTTCGGCTTGGTCTGCTTCTCCAACAGTTCCACGTTGGAAATCGGCAGGCTTTCGCCCTCTTGAAGCGGTGGCAGGCTGGCGGCTTCTTCATCCCCGCACGTTTCCTGCTCGCCGAACACGGCACGCCAGCCTGCTACTTTCATCACAGACCCTTTTACCGTGAAGTCGGTATCTCCAGCCGACAATATGGCGGTGGTAACGTCTTTCACGCACTTGCCCGAAAAGGCTTCCAGCATACGCCCGGCTACCAGCTCGTAAACTGCCCGCTCGTCTTTGGTTAGTTCAACGGGCAGGTTCTCGGTAACGATTAAGGCGTGGTGGTCGGTCACTTTGCCGTCATTCACGCTGCGGCGGTTCAAGGGTGTGCCGTCCAGCCCGGCGGCATACCCGGCAAAGCGGGAGTATTGCCCTAACAGGGCGACACGCTCCGGCATTTCATCGAAAACGTCCTCCGATATATAGCGGCTTCCAGTTCTCGGATAGGACATCACTTTCTTTTCATACAGGCTTTGCGCTATGGATAGGGTCTTGTCAGCCGAAAAATTCAGCTTCGTGTTCGCTTCCTTTTGCAGCGTGGTAAGGTCGTACAGAAGCGGCGGTTCTTGGTTGGCTTCTTTCCTCTCAACGGATTTCACGGCAAGTTGTCCGGCATCCTTAACCCGTTGCAGGGCGGCTATGGCTTCGGGCTGCTGTTCCCACTTGGCGGTCGATTGGGCGGTGAAACTTATTCCCCCGCTGGCGGTATGGGCTTTGAGTTGCCAAAACTTGGCGGGTACGAAATTCTTGTTCTCCAAATAGCGGCTGCATATCATCACGAGCGTGGGTGTCTGCACCCTGCCCAGCGAGAACACGCCCTGCCCGGCGGCTACGCTCAACGCTTGGGTGGCGTTTATCCCTATCAGCCAGTCCGCTTCGCTGCGGGACTTGGCAGAGAGGTAGAGGTTATCGTAACGCTCTCCCGGTTGCAGGTTTTCCAGCCCCTCACGGATTGCCTTGTCGGTAAGGCTGCTTATCCACAGGCGCACGAAAGGCTTGCGGCAGTTCAGGTAATGGAAGATATAGCGGAAGATTAGCTCACCCTCACGCCCGGCATCGGTGGCGACAATAATCCGGTCGCACTGGTCGAACACTTCCTTTATCACTTTCAACTGTTTCAACACGCCGGGGTCTGCCTTGTAACCTTTCTCCGCTTTCACCTGACGGGGGATTAGCTGGAATTCGGGCGGCAGTATGGGCAGGCTCTCCCTGCGGAAGTTCGCCACGCCATAGGCTTCCGGCATGGCAAGCTGGATTAAGTGGCCGAACGCCCATGTCACCATATACCCGTTGCCGGAAAGATAACCGTCATTACGCTGGGTCGCCCCGATGATGCGGGCGATATCCTTTGCCACGCTGGGCTTCTCTGCTATCAATGCAATCATAATTCTTTACTTTTTAATGGTAGATATTACATTTTCATTCCTTTGGACTTCTTGGGCTTGTCCGCTTTCAGGCTCTTGTCCTGCGCTTTCTCCTGCTTCTCTTTCTGCTTGGCGGTGGGCTTGTCCTGACCCTGTTTCAGCGGCTCTTTGCCCTGTTTGGTGGCTTCGTTGGTCTTGCCCTCTGAATTGACTGCTACCTGTGTCCGGCTCTCGGCGGCGGGGGTAACGTCTTTCGGCTGCACCTTGTCGGGGGATTTGCCCTGTGCGCCGGGCTGCACATGACCGTTGAACTCAACGCCCTTGCCGTCCTTTATT
This portion of the Bacteroides acidifaciens genome encodes:
- a CDS encoding helix-turn-helix domain-containing protein, with the translated sequence MEIITFESKAYKELDNKITAIADYIFNHVETARQSEEDMWVDSYEVCTFLKISEKTLQRLRVSGTIAYSNIRGRYFYKVSEIRRMLEERLIRSNKENIDNLITNHQLYAKERGNLRKDK
- a CDS encoding bifunctional DNA primase/helicase; this encodes MLRKEEILERTSNGLAVFKHYLPGNWRIGRNFLNPLYEDSKASCNIYFDRRGGIYKMKDFGNDSYSGDCFFLVGQLKGLDCNRAADFVEILEIIDRDLGLGLASGTPVSVPPATVRRAVPDKPEETTEKPVKPYQFREQKFPLAELVYWQQYGITPELLERYKVCSLREYNSETAEGKPYTYTSSVAEPMYGYKGKQHIKLYRPFSTPRFLYGGSFGENYCFGLEQLPAKGDTLFITGGEKDVLSLAAHGFHAICFNSETVTIPPTLVYRLTFRFKHIVLLFDMDKTGRESSRKQEKLLEEFGVKRLLLPLPGTKEEKDISDYFKAGNTREDFLKLFIEFLDNLYSDTLIMLKSCEIDFNNPPAKAQEIISAGDVPLGTQGNLFGITGGEGTGKSNYVAAIVAGCICPAGADIDTLGIQITANGRHKAVLLYDTEQSEVQLFKNVGNLLARAGQQDKPDELKAFCLTGMSRKERLNAIVQSMDKFYYQYGGIQLVVIDGIADLVKSANDEAESVAVIDELYRLAGIYNTCILCVLHFVPNGLKLRGHLGSELQRKAATILSIEKDDEPAQSVVKALKVRDGSPLDVPLMLFAWDKEAGMHVYKGEKPREEKEKRKERELVNVARDIFGRQTRITYIDLCEQLQQVLDIKERTAKSYIRFMRERDIITKDTANQSCFVIGSYNLQRNASCP
- a CDS encoding dihydrofolate reductase family protein, translating into MEQIKAHIAVSLDGHTATPDYELDWMPGEVKELAAREHAAASCLLMGANTYNYIFEHWGGWPHKSKRSFVVSHYDTNVTPDCGVEFLTEEPLQRIYELKQETDILVVGGGKLLTSLIKAGLLDSLTIYTVPVMAGKGIGFIGETFGSHWKLSESRVLDNGVVCSTYLFGGSV
- a CDS encoding type IA DNA topoisomerase → MIALIAEKPSVAKDIARIIGATQRNDGYLSGNGYMVTWAFGHLIQLAMPEAYGVANFRRESLPILPPEFQLIPRQVKAEKGYKADPGVLKQLKVIKEVFDQCDRIIVATDAGREGELIFRYIFHYLNCRKPFVRLWISSLTDKAIREGLENLQPGERYDNLYLSAKSRSEADWLIGINATQALSVAAGQGVFSLGRVQTPTLVMICSRYLENKNFVPAKFWQLKAHTASGGISFTAQSTAKWEQQPEAIAALQRVKDAGQLAVKSVERKEANQEPPLLYDLTTLQKEANTKLNFSADKTLSIAQSLYEKKVMSYPRTGSRYISEDVFDEMPERVALLGQYSRFAGYAAGLDGTPLNRRSVNDGKVTDHHALIVTENLPVELTKDERAVYELVAGRMLEAFSGKCVKDVTTAILSAGDTDFTVKGSVMKVAGWRAVFGEQETCGDEEAASLPPLQEGESLPISNVELLEKQTKPKPLHTESSLLAAMENAGKELEDAELKASLKDAGIGTPATRAAIIETLFARQYIVREKKNLVPTDKGLAVYGIVKDKKIADVEMTGMWETALSKIEAGSMDADTFRKGIEVYATQITAELLSVQLSVATGETCPCPKCGSGRILFYPKVAKCSNVDCTLTIFRNKCDKQLTDKQIVELVTKRKTGLIKGFKGKNGKAFDASLVLDEQFNVGFSFPEKKAKPKK